Proteins from one Gammaproteobacteria bacterium genomic window:
- the pgi gene encoding glucose-6-phosphate isomerase codes for MNTITATPEWQKLLELRGEWQGRSLRELLDEDPARAHRYLFEGAGIQLDVSRQRIDDDVLDALLELLRLRDFPARLEALWRGDAVNHTEGRAALHVAYRAEADDGVCNDDIMQQVVAQREAMLALAEQVRDGTFAAPAGGAFKDIVHIGIGGSHLGPELLLEALDDDASSPQQVHFLTTADPHTLQRLLARLDPERTLVSVVSKSFRTAENVLNAATLRDWLADRRGVDVDQVLAEQFIGVSANADAMAAFGIPAERQLGFDPALGGRYSVWSAVGLPLAIKLGRDGFLDVLAGARDMDRHFRTVGPRENLPILLALVGIWNINFFDVGSHGVLPYSNALDLLPDYLQQLEMESNGKQVDRDGQPVEYRTAPVIWGNVGMNAQHAFFQHLHQGTGWVPLDVIMVDDVEGDFPEHRDAVLANALAQMEALNVGRTEQEVLASADEKGEAGLVPYKVFPGNRPSSLIMLDRLDARRLGALLAMYEHKVYVQSVIWNINPFDQFGVEFGKALAGDIDAALAGDGLGDRHDAVAQAWVKRLKR; via the coding sequence TTGAATACGATAACCGCCACACCAGAATGGCAGAAGTTGCTCGAGCTCCGGGGCGAATGGCAGGGGCGCAGCCTGCGCGAGCTGCTGGACGAGGATCCGGCGCGGGCCCATCGTTACCTGTTCGAGGGGGCCGGCATCCAGCTCGACGTGTCGCGCCAGCGTATCGACGATGATGTACTGGATGCCCTTCTCGAGCTGCTGCGACTCCGTGATTTCCCGGCACGGCTGGAAGCCTTGTGGCGCGGCGATGCCGTCAATCACACCGAGGGACGGGCGGCGCTGCATGTTGCCTACCGGGCCGAGGCGGATGATGGCGTCTGCAACGACGACATCATGCAGCAGGTCGTTGCGCAGCGGGAAGCGATGCTGGCGCTGGCCGAGCAGGTCCGCGACGGCACGTTTGCCGCGCCGGCGGGCGGTGCCTTCAAGGACATCGTGCACATCGGCATTGGCGGCTCGCACCTTGGTCCGGAATTGCTGCTGGAGGCGCTGGACGACGATGCCTCCTCGCCGCAACAGGTGCATTTCCTGACCACGGCCGACCCCCACACCTTGCAGCGCCTGCTGGCGCGACTCGATCCCGAGCGGACCCTGGTCAGCGTGGTTTCGAAGTCGTTCCGGACGGCTGAGAACGTATTGAATGCCGCTACCCTGCGTGACTGGCTGGCGGACCGGCGCGGGGTCGACGTCGACCAGGTGCTGGCCGAGCAGTTCATCGGCGTGTCGGCCAATGCCGACGCCATGGCGGCCTTCGGGATCCCGGCCGAACGCCAGCTCGGTTTCGATCCGGCGCTGGGCGGGCGCTACTCGGTGTGGTCGGCGGTCGGCCTGCCACTGGCGATCAAGCTTGGTCGCGATGGCTTCCTGGATGTGCTGGCCGGTGCCCGGGACATGGACCGGCATTTCAGGACAGTGGGGCCGCGCGAAAACCTGCCCATTCTGCTGGCCCTGGTCGGCATCTGGAACATCAATTTCTTCGACGTCGGATCGCATGGCGTGCTGCCGTATTCGAACGCCCTCGACCTGCTACCGGACTACCTGCAGCAGCTTGAAATGGAATCCAATGGCAAGCAGGTCGACCGTGACGGCCAGCCGGTGGAATACCGCACCGCACCGGTCATCTGGGGCAATGTCGGCATGAATGCCCAGCATGCGTTTTTCCAGCACCTGCACCAGGGCACCGGCTGGGTGCCGCTGGATGTCATCATGGTCGATGATGTGGAGGGCGATTTCCCCGAGCATCGCGATGCCGTGCTGGCCAATGCGCTGGCGCAGATGGAGGCCCTGAACGTGGGTCGCACCGAGCAGGAAGTGCTTGCCAGTGCCGACGAAAAGGGCGAAGCGGGCCTGGTGCCTTACAAGGTCTTTCCCGGCAATCGCCCGTCCAGCCTGATCATGCTGGATCGACTCGACGCCCGCCGCCTTGGTGCGCTGCTCGCCATGTACGAGCACAAGGTGTACGTGCAGAGCGTGATCTGGAACATCAACCCCTTCGACCAGTTTGGCGTGGAGTTCGGCAAGGCACTGGCGGGCGATATCGATGCGGCGCTGGCCGGTGATGGACTGGGCGATCGCCACGATGCCGTGGCGCAAGCCTGGGTGAAACGCCTCAAGCGCTGA